A portion of the Calothrix sp. 336/3 genome contains these proteins:
- a CDS encoding tetratricopeptide repeat protein: MIQKRKGINGKGVISLSLLPFYFLVMTAITSVSPLLSLTVVQAQTSSATVQKGFNLLKKGWVNDAIATFQQALKRQPQSLQAKLGLAIAYNRAGRIPEAWNAYQQVLAQDPNNQSALKIVGIMGTYRPEWNRRGINALTTLLQLNPSDTQARGYRALLYSYQGQFSEAIADYQIALNNNPTPDIIIGAAQAYSYGGDYSRALELFNRYRTTGKSINGFAAVAYATSLRQTGNIPGAIQVLEAQLQNSTSLDSVAIETRSELAKAYLANNQQAQALAILDPLRGRSEAILPLARSLNEIRQRNQNPTLAQEVANLYRQVLNNNPNPSPNLLREIADVFTGLPGGEQTALQLYRQAAIQQPNDQSLQIRQLAMENKLGMISKTELRQRLATILQTLPNDGVKLQQIAVAVADIDNPDPELLTVYQSLLHSKLNNGGIRVPFLYFRLAQIYAQKNDLVGARQALAAYTSTPEGKRSLIPQLMAAEIERREGSLEASAKRYQAVLNTQPNSEITDAALRGLAGVRLQQRRYDDALAVYDQLLSRQPSSLITQLGRTSVALQANRIVPGEAEAVLNNWLATQPITNTPPELFSLVGVLPATTQREPLYNYLAQVDPSYIPVQKRLVEAIALRSPAQAKITAKQIIANNPNSYQLQAEVARAAGDLDLASKTYETVLSQQPDNVDALAALGGIRFEQQRFTEAQQIYSRVLEQKPEDRDSRRALADLTAIDDQPLAALAQLEQLQIEQGSQGGTDSEVSRRMQEIQEDFLQRRGFQPPWEDYQRRQKK, translated from the coding sequence ATGATTCAGAAACGAAAAGGCATAAATGGTAAAGGAGTTATATCTCTTTCTCTTTTGCCTTTTTACTTCCTGGTTATGACTGCCATAACTAGTGTTTCTCCCTTACTGAGTTTGACAGTTGTGCAAGCGCAAACCTCCTCAGCAACGGTACAGAAAGGATTCAACTTATTGAAAAAAGGGTGGGTAAACGATGCGATCGCCACCTTTCAACAAGCCTTAAAACGTCAACCCCAATCCCTACAAGCCAAGTTAGGATTGGCGATCGCCTATAATCGGGCAGGACGAATTCCGGAAGCTTGGAATGCTTACCAACAGGTATTAGCCCAGGATCCAAATAACCAAAGTGCCCTGAAAATTGTCGGTATCATGGGTACATATCGCCCAGAATGGAACCGTCGCGGGATAAATGCTCTGACAACCCTACTGCAACTTAATCCCAGTGATACCCAAGCTAGGGGATATCGAGCGCTCCTCTATTCCTACCAGGGACAATTTAGCGAAGCGATCGCCGATTATCAAATAGCTCTCAACAATAATCCCACCCCGGATATTATCATCGGTGCTGCCCAAGCCTACAGCTACGGGGGAGACTACTCCAGAGCTCTGGAATTATTCAACCGCTATCGCACTACAGGTAAATCCATTAATGGTTTTGCCGCCGTCGCCTATGCTACCAGCTTACGCCAAACAGGTAATATTCCAGGGGCAATTCAAGTATTAGAAGCGCAGTTACAAAATTCCACTTCCTTAGACTCCGTAGCTATCGAAACTAGGTCAGAATTAGCCAAAGCTTACCTAGCAAATAATCAACAGGCTCAAGCTCTAGCCATTTTAGACCCTTTACGCGGTAGAAGTGAAGCCATTTTACCTCTAGCGCGATCGCTCAACGAAATTCGTCAACGGAATCAAAATCCTACCCTCGCTCAGGAAGTTGCTAACCTCTATCGCCAAGTATTAAATAACAATCCCAACCCTTCCCCAAATTTATTGCGGGAAATTGCCGACGTGTTTACCGGATTACCGGGTGGTGAACAAACTGCATTACAGTTATATCGCCAAGCAGCTATCCAACAGCCGAACGACCAAAGCTTGCAAATTCGCCAGCTAGCGATGGAAAATAAACTGGGGATGATTAGCAAAACCGAATTACGGCAACGTCTAGCAACCATCTTACAAACCCTACCCAATGACGGAGTCAAGCTACAACAAATCGCTGTGGCAGTCGCAGACATCGATAACCCCGATCCCGAATTGTTAACTGTTTATCAAAGTCTGTTACATTCCAAACTGAATAACGGTGGTATTCGGGTTCCCTTCCTCTACTTCCGCTTGGCACAAATCTATGCTCAAAAAAATGATTTAGTGGGAGCAAGACAAGCTCTAGCTGCCTACACATCCACCCCGGAAGGCAAACGCAGTCTGATTCCCCAGTTAATGGCGGCAGAAATTGAGCGACGGGAAGGTAGTTTAGAAGCCAGTGCCAAAAGATATCAGGCTGTTTTGAATACTCAGCCAAACAGTGAAATTACTGATGCTGCCCTACGCGGATTAGCTGGCGTGCGTCTACAGCAGCGTCGTTATGATGATGCTCTGGCAGTCTACGACCAATTACTCAGCAGACAACCCAGTAGCTTAATTACCCAGTTAGGACGTACCAGCGTTGCCCTGCAAGCTAACCGTATTGTCCCAGGCGAAGCCGAAGCGGTGCTCAATAATTGGTTAGCAACCCAGCCGATTACCAATACACCACCGGAATTATTCAGCTTAGTTGGTGTGTTACCAGCTACCACACAAAGAGAACCTCTGTATAATTACTTAGCTCAGGTTGACCCCAGCTATATCCCCGTACAGAAACGCTTAGTCGAGGCGATCGCCCTGCGTAGCCCAGCCCAGGCAAAAATCACAGCCAAACAAATTATCGCCAATAATCCCAACTCCTACCAACTACAAGCAGAAGTAGCCAGAGCCGCCGGTGATTTAGATTTAGCTAGCAAAACCTACGAAACCGTTCTCAGCCAGCAACCAGACAACGTGGATGCCCTGGCAGCCCTCGGAGGTATTCGCTTTGAGCAGCAACGTTTTACAGAAGCACAGCAAATATATAGCCGGGTGCTAGAACAAAAACCAGAAGACAGAGACAGTCGTCGCGCTCTCGCAGATTTAACCGCGATCGATGATCAACCCCTAGCTGCCCTCGCCCAGTTAGAACAGTTGCAAATCGAACAAGGTAGTCAAGGTGGTACGGATAGCGAAGTCTCACGACGGATGCAAGAAATTCAAGAAGATTTCCTCCAGCGTCGTGGTTTCCAACCCCCTTGGGAAGATTATCAAAGACGGCAAAAGAAATAA
- a CDS encoding glycosyl hydrolase family 8, producing the protein MPCLSRVAVIVSLLGLSACYSSYSLSKSSQPDERANTPVKSVSESTAIFLAALPESTANRQLLAESWDSYRRRFIQSDGRVIDYEASDRSTSEGQAYAMLRAVLINDPETFELTLKWAENNLQRQANGKRTDSLWAWKWGRREDNTWGTIDNNFASDGDIDAITSLIFAARRWNRPEYLELAKTKLEDLWNLSTAPGKEGKHYLLPGPKEAFLPNPNTLYLNPSYLAPYAFRIFAQVDRKHDWLSLVETSYEILDKSTPLSQASLPSDWVALDTESGKYTNLPASKNLQTLYSFDAYRVWWRVSLDAVWFDAPQAKSYLQKSTQYLQKLWQQEKRLPARIDLQGKSLVDYEATSQYAMIYTAWSLIEPQLADEILQQKILPQYQQGIWGDRSAYYTQNLVWLGLLPPQAIPQYLLQTP; encoded by the coding sequence ATGCCTTGTCTTTCAAGAGTAGCAGTAATTGTTAGCCTGCTTGGTTTATCTGCCTGTTATTCTAGTTATTCCCTCTCCAAATCGTCACAACCGGATGAACGAGCCAATACTCCAGTCAAATCTGTGAGTGAGAGTACAGCTATTTTCCTCGCTGCTTTACCAGAATCTACTGCTAATCGTCAGTTGCTGGCAGAAAGTTGGGATAGTTATCGTCGGCGGTTTATTCAGAGTGATGGCAGGGTAATTGATTATGAAGCGAGCGATCGCTCTACCAGTGAAGGGCAAGCCTACGCCATGTTGCGTGCTGTGTTAATCAATGATCCAGAAACCTTTGAACTAACTTTAAAATGGGCAGAAAATAACCTGCAACGTCAAGCCAACGGCAAACGTACAGATAGCTTGTGGGCTTGGAAATGGGGACGTAGAGAAGATAACACCTGGGGTACTATAGATAATAACTTTGCCAGCGATGGGGATATTGATGCAATTACCTCCTTAATTTTCGCTGCACGGCGCTGGAATCGTCCCGAATATCTGGAATTAGCCAAAACTAAGCTAGAGGATTTGTGGAACCTTTCCACCGCTCCAGGGAAAGAAGGTAAGCATTATTTGCTACCTGGTCCCAAGGAAGCTTTTTTACCTAATCCCAATACCCTCTATCTCAACCCTTCCTATCTAGCTCCCTATGCTTTCCGAATTTTTGCCCAGGTAGATAGGAAACATGATTGGTTGAGTTTAGTAGAAACCAGTTACGAAATTTTAGATAAATCCACCCCCCTATCCCAAGCGAGCTTACCTAGTGACTGGGTGGCTTTAGATACAGAGTCGGGTAAATACACTAATTTGCCTGCATCGAAAAACTTACAAACTTTATATAGTTTTGATGCCTATCGCGTCTGGTGGCGGGTATCCCTAGATGCTGTCTGGTTTGATGCACCCCAGGCTAAATCCTATCTACAAAAATCAACCCAATATCTTCAGAAATTATGGCAACAAGAAAAGCGCTTACCAGCACGAATTGACCTACAAGGTAAGAGTTTGGTGGATTATGAAGCCACATCACAGTATGCCATGATTTACACTGCCTGGAGTCTTATCGAACCCCAACTCGCCGACGAAATATTACAACAAAAAATCCTACCTCAGTACCAACAAGGCATTTGGGGCGATCGCAGTGCTTACTATACTCAAAACCTCGTGTGGCTGGGTTTACTCCCTCCCCAAGCAATTCCGCAATACCTCTTACAAACTCCGTAA
- a CDS encoding cellulose biosynthesis cyclic di-GMP-binding regulatory protein BcsB, which translates to MKQLFHLSLISKQAISLTFCLSLFPGSLLSAFANTKENLLQPDNHQTSATLVNLEPQKQQSQLLLAQATTSATTDSKETDKSENTDNAKLLSHSLEFNRSPIVGNRMRLRGVYSEGRLGFTRPRSWNVQNVKAVIRFQHSPALYASRSNLTILVNDTAVGSIPLNRKQSQVGQFLVNIPPKLLQDYNELKIVAQQNNSETCSDPTDPNLWTEILPDSKILFGFKPQPQPLNFSRYPYPFFDNLGLESSKISYLQPAQVSQSWLTSTARLQTSLGRTAEFRPIQTNLATNIADVKNDARLLIVGTPTEQPALADLQLPLKISGSQILNRDQSPIPEDTGVLIIANTKKDGSGAPVLIVTGNSAKAVAKAAQFLVQPDLRKMGTGQFILVPKVQESTTPAPRQWSRYLPEANNFKLSEIKTQASGEPFRDVTVRGIGATPIDIDFRALPDDRFLRGSSMNLVYSYGPQVNPRTSAVEVLLDGVFIGGARLDSEAGVNRKSLKVDLPANLIQPNSKLQVFFRMNSREPFDKERCLIPPDQQLSGTIHSETSFDLKRETSTQLPDLKLLQFGFPFAAPQDLSKTAVVLPQNPSSTEILTLLALSERLGRLSQSDSIKLDVYTTDSLPETVKKNDHLIGIATKDRFPFPEVFKTEGFNLGQGFSRNSTQGTAQTPQDTQGMIKQIISSKNSDRVMLALTAQTEVGLERVRQVLNQDPWFFQLKKDTVLISSDKKDPNPYDPDAYQLAFFDEDSSTKRIENTTLLSKASRVIQENWLLLPVGIIGVSLLLYGIVQLYLKRASVEKRQ; encoded by the coding sequence ATGAAGCAGTTGTTTCACCTTTCTCTGATCAGTAAGCAAGCAATTTCTCTCACTTTCTGCTTGTCACTTTTCCCCGGTTCACTACTAAGTGCCTTCGCTAATACCAAAGAAAATTTATTACAGCCAGACAATCACCAAACTTCCGCAACACTGGTAAACTTAGAGCCACAAAAACAACAGTCACAACTACTATTAGCCCAAGCAACAACCTCAGCCACTACTGATAGCAAAGAAACAGATAAGTCAGAAAATACTGACAATGCGAAGTTATTGTCGCACTCCCTAGAATTCAATCGTAGCCCCATCGTCGGTAACAGAATGCGTCTGCGAGGGGTTTATTCTGAAGGACGACTAGGTTTTACCCGTCCCCGCAGTTGGAATGTGCAAAATGTCAAAGCTGTGATTCGCTTCCAGCATTCCCCAGCCCTCTATGCCAGTCGCTCCAATCTCACCATACTAGTCAATGATACGGCAGTAGGTAGTATTCCTCTCAACCGCAAGCAGTCCCAGGTGGGACAGTTTCTAGTCAATATTCCTCCCAAGTTGCTGCAAGACTATAACGAACTCAAAATAGTTGCCCAGCAAAATAACTCCGAAACCTGTAGCGATCCCACCGATCCCAATCTGTGGACAGAAATTTTACCAGACTCCAAAATTCTCTTTGGCTTTAAACCCCAACCCCAACCCCTCAACTTTAGTCGCTATCCCTACCCCTTCTTCGATAATTTAGGTTTAGAGTCCAGTAAAATCTCTTACCTCCAACCCGCTCAAGTCAGTCAATCTTGGCTAACATCCACCGCTCGTCTTCAGACTTCCCTCGGTAGAACTGCGGAATTTCGTCCCATCCAAACTAACTTGGCAACTAATATTGCAGATGTCAAGAATGATGCACGTTTACTGATTGTTGGCACTCCCACCGAGCAGCCCGCCCTGGCAGACCTACAATTACCCTTAAAAATATCAGGCTCCCAAATTCTCAACCGCGACCAAAGCCCCATACCTGAAGATACAGGGGTATTAATTATTGCCAACACGAAAAAAGATGGGAGTGGCGCACCAGTACTAATTGTTACAGGAAATAGTGCGAAAGCAGTAGCCAAAGCGGCTCAATTTTTGGTACAGCCAGACCTGCGCAAGATGGGGACAGGGCAATTTATCTTAGTTCCCAAGGTGCAAGAATCAACAACTCCCGCACCTCGCCAATGGTCGCGCTATTTACCAGAAGCCAATAATTTTAAACTAAGTGAAATTAAAACCCAGGCAAGTGGTGAACCCTTCCGCGATGTCACAGTCCGTGGGATTGGGGCTACACCAATTGACATTGATTTCCGTGCTTTGCCGGATGACCGCTTCCTGCGCGGCAGCTCCATGAATTTGGTATATAGTTATGGTCCCCAGGTTAATCCCAGAACCTCTGCGGTGGAAGTGTTGCTAGATGGGGTATTTATTGGTGGTGCGAGGTTAGACTCAGAAGCAGGAGTGAATCGCAAGAGCTTGAAAGTCGATTTACCAGCGAATTTGATTCAACCTAATTCCAAGTTGCAAGTGTTCTTTAGGATGAATTCCCGCGAACCCTTCGACAAAGAAAGATGTTTGATTCCCCCAGATCAGCAACTAAGTGGGACAATTCATTCCGAAACTAGCTTTGATTTGAAGCGGGAAACATCAACTCAACTACCAGATTTGAAATTGCTCCAGTTTGGTTTCCCCTTTGCAGCACCTCAGGATTTATCTAAGACTGCGGTAGTATTACCCCAGAATCCTTCAAGTACAGAAATTTTGACCTTGTTAGCTTTAAGTGAGCGATTAGGTCGTTTAAGCCAGTCAGATTCAATTAAATTAGATGTCTACACCACTGATTCTTTACCAGAAACAGTGAAAAAGAATGACCATCTGATAGGGATTGCGACAAAAGATAGATTTCCTTTCCCCGAAGTATTTAAGACAGAAGGTTTTAACCTTGGTCAGGGTTTTTCTCGGAATTCCACCCAGGGAACAGCGCAAACACCCCAAGATACCCAAGGGATGATTAAACAAATTATCTCTTCTAAAAATAGCGATCGCGTCATGTTAGCCTTAACCGCACAGACGGAAGTCGGTTTAGAGAGGGTGAGACAAGTCTTAAATCAAGACCCCTGGTTCTTCCAATTGAAAAAAGACACAGTTCTCATCAGTAGTGATAAAAAAGACCCCAACCCCTACGATCCTGATGCCTATCAACTAGCGTTTTTTGATGAAGATTCATCTACTAAGCGCATCGAAAATACTACACTACTCAGTAAAGCGTCACGAGTTATTCAGGAAAACTGGCTACTCCTACCTGTGGGAATCATTGGTGTTTCCTTGCTGCTTTACGGGATTGTGCAACTCTACCTCAAACGCGCCAGCGTAGAAAAAAGACAATAA
- the bcsA gene encoding UDP-forming cellulose synthase catalytic subunit: MSSSPLPSPQRPGDKLPARRSGDHRRFKLTSWLIDLTPRFFDRVLAKVGIKKFKWLVILLLVLSLPLIVTPLEVWQQWAIAIFLMLLGNFVVHAEDQEDSLETSQYYHLFMVWLSLVTTLRYLYYRTSYTLNFDTWLNGTACALLFAAELYAILTLVVAYVQTLRIKERQPVDITKIPQSEWFSVDIYIPTYNEDVEIVRKTALAALACDYASGKKQVYILDDGRPERFREDDPRRETFRARRELIRQMCAELNCIHMTRDNNTHAKAGNINTAFQKTGGDLVLILDCDHIPSRQFLMDTVGFFYDPKVSFVQTPHWFYNPDPFERNLVTGGRIPVGNELFYKVLQKGNDFWNAAFFCGSAAVIRKSHALEVGGIAVETVTEDCHTALRLHSRGYKSVYYDKIMVAGLAPDTFSAYVGQQVRWARGMAQILRIENPLLNPKLKLTLAQRICYFSATSHFLYGYPRLVYAIAPTLFLLFGINSVQGLGLETLGYALPHILLSLNTNHIIYKHVRFSFWNEIFEFVMAFQSGWVTLLALINPKLGSFNVTDKGINITKRTFDWRSMVGLLIVGVFVVGSLFAVPYWLLLRPEDWQAVTVNAMWSTFNLVLLVAAVLVGFEQPQIRTAHRLQRRLPIVISSNNLTIMGETINISETGALVALESWPNLPDEVEVQIMGDFDARVFLTASVLRVSPVNDRETHLAIDFVNPTQKQQDDLTLVLYSDVRTWYSQTRENIDHPLASLGFLATSLTRSLRDIQEPAKPKKVRKQVQSTGQLYWDGHFFPGVVTELGITGLRLELESKKALNADKFIGEQDLHTMRTVKPLVGLLLSQDSRFVAEISSVSEQSNGTTVIEFNFPEKFKQRQSEKIKQLLQVL, from the coding sequence ATGTCTTCTTCCCCCTTGCCATCCCCCCAAAGACCGGGCGATAAGCTTCCAGCCCGCCGAAGCGGCGATCACCGCAGATTTAAGTTAACTAGCTGGTTGATTGACCTCACCCCTCGGTTTTTTGACCGCGTTTTAGCAAAAGTAGGTATCAAAAAATTTAAATGGTTGGTGATACTACTACTTGTATTATCCTTACCTTTAATTGTCACTCCCTTAGAAGTATGGCAACAATGGGCGATCGCTATCTTTTTAATGCTCCTCGGAAACTTTGTTGTCCATGCCGAAGACCAAGAAGACTCCCTAGAAACCAGCCAATATTACCATTTATTCATGGTTTGGTTGAGTTTAGTCACAACTCTGCGTTATCTTTACTACCGCACTAGCTATACTCTCAACTTTGATACCTGGTTAAATGGAACTGCCTGTGCTTTGCTCTTTGCCGCAGAGTTATACGCGATTTTGACTCTGGTGGTTGCCTATGTGCAAACCCTACGCATCAAAGAACGGCAACCCGTAGATATTACCAAAATTCCCCAATCGGAATGGTTTAGCGTTGATATTTACATCCCCACCTATAACGAAGATGTAGAAATTGTCCGTAAAACCGCCCTCGCAGCTTTAGCCTGTGACTATGCTTCAGGGAAGAAACAAGTATATATCTTAGATGATGGTCGTCCCGAAAGATTCCGAGAAGACGATCCTCGAAGAGAAACATTTCGGGCGCGTCGAGAATTGATTCGCCAGATGTGTGCAGAATTAAACTGTATTCACATGACGCGGGATAACAATACCCACGCCAAAGCGGGAAATATCAACACAGCCTTTCAGAAAACAGGTGGCGATTTAGTCTTGATTCTGGATTGTGACCATATTCCCTCCCGCCAGTTTCTCATGGATACGGTAGGTTTCTTCTATGACCCCAAGGTGTCCTTTGTCCAAACGCCCCACTGGTTTTATAACCCTGACCCCTTTGAACGCAACTTAGTCACAGGGGGAAGAATTCCCGTAGGTAATGAACTCTTTTATAAAGTTCTCCAAAAGGGTAATGATTTCTGGAATGCTGCCTTTTTCTGCGGTTCTGCGGCAGTAATTCGGAAATCCCACGCCTTAGAAGTTGGAGGAATTGCGGTAGAAACCGTTACAGAAGATTGTCACACCGCCTTACGTTTACATTCCCGTGGTTACAAATCTGTATACTACGACAAAATCATGGTCGCAGGATTAGCCCCAGATACATTTTCCGCCTACGTGGGGCAACAGGTACGCTGGGCGCGGGGAATGGCGCAGATTTTACGTATTGAAAACCCCCTATTGAACCCCAAACTGAAGTTAACACTGGCACAACGAATTTGTTATTTCAGTGCAACTTCCCACTTTTTGTATGGATATCCGCGTTTAGTCTATGCGATCGCCCCTACCCTATTCTTACTCTTTGGGATTAACTCAGTTCAGGGTTTAGGTTTGGAAACCCTAGGTTATGCCTTACCTCACATTCTGCTTTCCCTCAACACCAACCACATTATCTATAAACACGTTCGCTTCTCCTTCTGGAATGAAATCTTTGAGTTTGTCATGGCATTTCAGTCAGGATGGGTGACACTGTTAGCATTGATCAATCCCAAATTAGGTTCTTTCAACGTTACCGATAAAGGGATTAACATTACCAAACGCACATTTGACTGGCGATCGATGGTAGGGTTATTGATTGTCGGAGTCTTTGTTGTTGGTTCTCTGTTTGCTGTTCCTTACTGGTTATTGCTACGTCCTGAAGACTGGCAAGCGGTGACAGTAAACGCCATGTGGTCTACTTTTAATTTGGTTTTACTAGTTGCTGCGGTGTTAGTTGGGTTTGAACAACCCCAAATCCGTACAGCCCATCGTTTACAACGTCGTTTACCCATCGTCATTTCTAGTAACAATCTGACAATCATGGGTGAAACAATTAATATTTCTGAAACAGGAGCATTGGTTGCCTTAGAATCTTGGCCCAATCTTCCCGATGAAGTAGAAGTTCAAATCATGGGAGATTTTGACGCCCGCGTCTTCTTAACTGCAAGTGTCCTGAGAGTTTCCCCCGTCAATGATAGAGAAACTCACCTGGCGATCGATTTCGTCAATCCTACCCAAAAACAACAGGATGACTTGACTTTAGTTCTTTATTCTGATGTAAGAACATGGTACTCGCAAACACGGGAAAATATTGACCATCCCCTAGCTTCCTTGGGTTTTCTCGCCACTAGCTTGACCCGTTCCTTACGAGATATTCAAGAACCTGCCAAACCTAAAAAAGTCCGTAAGCAAGTACAATCAACTGGACAACTGTACTGGGATGGACATTTCTTTCCTGGTGTCGTTACAGAATTGGGTATTACTGGTTTACGCTTAGAATTGGAAAGTAAAAAAGCCCTAAATGCAGATAAATTTATTGGGGAACAAGATTTACATACTATGCGAACAGTTAAGCCCTTAGTGGGTTTACTTTTAAGCCAAGATAGCCGCTTTGTGGCAGAAATTTCTTCCGTTAGCGAACAGAGCAATGGCACAACTGTCATTGAATTTAATTTCCCGGAAAAATTCAAACAACGGCAGTCAGAGAAAATCAAACAACTATTGCAAGTGTTGTAA
- a CDS encoding tetratricopeptide repeat-containing serine protease family protein: MKDTYIVPSALIGISIILVQSSVAVALSPSQVEQIGREITVRIVNSQNSSDSGSGVIIRRSGNIYTLLTAYHVVKNTTSGSKYEIITPDKQTYAITSVKRLPDVDLAVVEFSSNQTYKIAKIGDSDKVTASTTIYVCGFPGKTAAISNPETAFFKKGQVNANGAPQRDGYNIIYDSQTIRGMSGGAVLNEQGELVAIHGRADEQSIGEQSQTQIITGLGTTIYSALRQMTKLGVDVGVKASPISTSKTPKADDFYIAGYEKYTQSNFSGAIADYTQAIRLNPNYAEAYYQRGRVRKNGLNETANAAKDLRKAGELFFAQGKSAEGYRSQGFERWILKDYPGAINAYNQAIKINPKDAQNYNSRGNARALSGDNRGAIDDFNRAIKLDANFADAYLNRGASRSELGDNRGAIADFTLALKINPQDVLIYYNLGIAYYNLGQRKAAIENLNQAIKINPQYPNAYYNRGIARSESGDKKGAVEDFTQAIKLNPSYAAAYNNRGNNRSDLGDNRGAIEDFTQAIKLNPNSALYYYNRGAARYQLQDKQGAIADFTQAIRINPQNGDFYYKRGIVKILAADRKGGIADFRQAAQLFQKQGRTAEYQQVMQVIRQWR, encoded by the coding sequence ATGAAAGACACATACATAGTTCCATCCGCACTGATTGGTATATCAATTATCCTGGTGCAATCTTCTGTTGCCGTTGCTCTGTCACCTTCCCAAGTGGAACAAATCGGTCGGGAAATTACAGTCCGAATTGTTAACAGTCAAAACTCTAGTGATTCTGGCTCAGGGGTAATTATTCGCCGTTCAGGTAATATCTACACCCTGCTAACTGCCTACCATGTGGTGAAAAATACAACCAGTGGCAGCAAGTATGAAATTATCACACCCGACAAACAAACCTATGCAATTACGTCGGTGAAGCGCTTACCTGATGTTGATTTGGCGGTGGTGGAATTTAGCAGTAATCAAACCTATAAAATTGCGAAAATTGGAGACTCAGATAAAGTCACAGCTAGTACGACAATTTATGTATGCGGGTTTCCTGGGAAAACGGCGGCAATTTCTAACCCGGAAACTGCTTTTTTCAAAAAAGGGCAAGTTAACGCCAATGGTGCCCCCCAACGTGACGGATATAACATTATCTACGATAGCCAGACAATTAGAGGCATGAGCGGGGGTGCAGTCTTAAATGAGCAAGGGGAACTGGTAGCGATTCATGGCAGGGCAGATGAGCAAAGTATTGGTGAACAAAGCCAGACACAGATAATTACAGGTTTGGGTACAACTATCTATTCAGCCTTACGGCAGATGACAAAATTGGGTGTGGATGTGGGTGTAAAAGCTTCGCCAATTAGTACTAGTAAGACTCCGAAGGCGGATGATTTTTATATCGCAGGTTATGAGAAATATACTCAGAGCAATTTTTCAGGGGCGATCGCTGACTACACCCAAGCAATCAGACTTAATCCTAATTATGCAGAAGCTTACTATCAACGGGGTCGTGTCCGCAAAAATGGATTGAATGAGACAGCAAATGCAGCAAAAGACTTACGGAAAGCCGGAGAATTATTTTTTGCCCAAGGTAAGTCGGCTGAAGGTTATAGAAGCCAAGGATTTGAGCGCTGGATTTTGAAAGATTATCCAGGAGCAATTAACGCCTATAATCAAGCGATAAAAATTAACCCCAAGGATGCCCAAAACTATAATAGTCGAGGTAATGCTCGTGCGTTATCGGGAGATAATCGAGGGGCAATTGATGATTTTAACCGGGCTATAAAACTAGATGCTAACTTTGCTGATGCCTATTTGAATCGGGGTGCATCTCGCTCTGAGTTAGGGGATAACAGGGGAGCAATTGCAGATTTCACCCTAGCCTTAAAAATTAATCCTCAGGATGTTTTAATATATTATAATTTGGGGATTGCCTATTATAATTTGGGGCAAAGAAAAGCAGCAATTGAGAACTTAAATCAAGCGATTAAAATCAACCCCCAATATCCGAATGCCTATTACAACCGGGGGATAGCTCGCTCTGAATCTGGGGATAAAAAAGGAGCCGTTGAGGATTTCACCCAAGCGATAAAACTCAATCCTAGTTATGCTGCGGCTTATAATAATCGTGGAAATAATCGCTCAGATTTAGGAGATAACAGAGGAGCCATTGAGGATTTTACCCAAGCCATAAAACTCAATCCTAACTCGGCTTTATATTACTATAATCGCGGTGCAGCCCGTTACCAGTTACAGGATAAACAGGGGGCGATCGCCGATTTTACCCAGGCAATTAGAATCAATCCTCAAAATGGCGACTTCTACTATAAACGCGGTATAGTCAAGATTCTGGCGGCAGATAGGAAGGGAGGAATTGCAGATTTTCGACAAGCTGCCCAATTATTTCAGAAACAGGGTAGAACTGCGGAATATCAACAAGTTATGCAGGTTATTAGACAATGGCGCTAA